The Temnothorax longispinosus isolate EJ_2023e chromosome 4, Tlon_JGU_v1, whole genome shotgun sequence genome has a window encoding:
- the LOC139812399 gene encoding inactive ubiquitin carboxyl-terminal hydrolase MINDY-4B isoform X2 gives MLLSTRAARYAALMAEPDELYPEKILYPRNTRALPKTPVIGGQPIEEETCMTLRTLVFGSCASPPKVEWARTGLTLRPYGQSLAFGLRTPRNTTRGLVTAVQAVMLKHFLFKCDKQDLRANFETLLKPSYDRQIEVLTSAISEIIWRCAGGFSVSTCPNVVSNIVPKAIIALPQDTPYLQHSVQYFQDGLTETLHLFEFNSLEDLEIFVNRYLYLFHDEGGPGAKLLLYSAVLSRGLSKIRNDLEDSKASILGGCSEEGPISVIVFVLTGRASPHLHNGVLHVGDENTYAVPQWGVLMRSEVGFLVHEGDSNIGKQPGSRLKTPSLPIWVTLCLGHHGVLFNTNRELLRNYHAERRFEIQYFTCGGSHATLTVDTRANETSGGSDAATMETADIAATPLEKLIRSKWQDALIQWNGTPVM, from the exons ATGTTGCTGTCAACTCGAGCAGCCCGATACGCCGCTCTTATGGCCGAACCCGACGAGCTTTACCCAG AAAAAATACTCTACCCACGTAATACGAGAGCTCTACCAAAAACGCCCGTGATCGGTGGACAACCCATCGAAGAAGAAACGTGCAtg ACTTTGAGAACGTTGGTCTTTGGTTCCTGCGCGAGTCCACCTAAAGTCGAATGGGCAAGGACCGGGCTGACCTTACGACCATATGGACAAAGTTTAGCATTTGGATTGAGAACGCCCAGGAACACAACAAGAGGCCTCGTCACCGCAGTGCAAGCTGTCATGCTAAAGCACTTTTTATTCAAGTGCGACAAGCAAGATCTACGTGCAAATTTCGAGAC CTTGCTGAAACCTTCATATGATCGACAGATCGAAGTGTTGACTTCTGCAATATCGGAGATTATCTGGCGTTGTGCAGGTGGTTTTTCCGTGTCCACATGTCCAAATGTAGTCAGCAACATCGTGCCAAAGGCCATAATAGCTCTGCCGCAGGATACGCCATATCTTCAACACAGTGTGCAATATTTTCAAGATGGATTAACAGAAACG CTGCACCTTTTCGAGTTCAATTCCTTGGAGGATCTTGAGATATTTGTCAATAGATACTTGTACCTG TTTCACGACGAAGGCGGACCTGGTGCGAAGTTACTTTTATACAGCGCAGTGCTTTCAAGAGGCCTCTCAAA GATTCGAAACGATTTGGAAGATTCAAAGGCATCGATCCTCGGTGGATGCTCGGAAGAAGGCCCAATCAGTGTTATTGTCTTCGTTTTAACGGGTCGTGCTTCACCGCATCTTCACAACGGAGTGCTTCACGTTGGCGAtgaaaatacatat gCTGTACCGCAATGGGGCGTCCTTATGAGAAGCGAAGTGGGGTTCTTAGTGCACGAAGGTGACAGCAATATAGGCAAACAGCCGGGTTCTCGATTGAAGACACCCAGTTTACCGATATGGGTGACTCTTTGTCTCGGTCACCATGGCGTGCTCTTCAACACGAATCGAGAATTACTGAGGAATTATCACGCAGAACGACG ATTCGAGATTCAATATTTCACCTGCGGTGGCAGTCATGCTACGTTGACGGTGGATACCAGGGCAAACGAGACTTCCGGAGGATCAGATGCTGCAACAATGGAAACCGCGGATATCGCCGCGACACCATTAGAGAAGCTTATTCGATCCAA GTGGCAGGATGCTCTAATACAATGGAACGGAACGCCGGTGATGTGA
- the LOC139812399 gene encoding inactive ubiquitin carboxyl-terminal hydrolase MINDY-4B isoform X1: MAESDVTEEKEAAVTNATSTCDKRHCKEMRKEKLPPYLRDREKILYPRNTRALPKTPVIGGQPIEEETCMTLRTLVFGSCASPPKVEWARTGLTLRPYGQSLAFGLRTPRNTTRGLVTAVQAVMLKHFLFKCDKQDLRANFETLLKPSYDRQIEVLTSAISEIIWRCAGGFSVSTCPNVVSNIVPKAIIALPQDTPYLQHSVQYFQDGLTETLHLFEFNSLEDLEIFVNRYLYLFHDEGGPGAKLLLYSAVLSRGLSKIRNDLEDSKASILGGCSEEGPISVIVFVLTGRASPHLHNGVLHVGDENTYAVPQWGVLMRSEVGFLVHEGDSNIGKQPGSRLKTPSLPIWVTLCLGHHGVLFNTNRELLRNYHAERRFEIQYFTCGGSHATLTVDTRANETSGGSDAATMETADIAATPLEKLIRSKWQDALIQWNGTPVM; the protein is encoded by the exons AAAAAATACTCTACCCACGTAATACGAGAGCTCTACCAAAAACGCCCGTGATCGGTGGACAACCCATCGAAGAAGAAACGTGCAtg ACTTTGAGAACGTTGGTCTTTGGTTCCTGCGCGAGTCCACCTAAAGTCGAATGGGCAAGGACCGGGCTGACCTTACGACCATATGGACAAAGTTTAGCATTTGGATTGAGAACGCCCAGGAACACAACAAGAGGCCTCGTCACCGCAGTGCAAGCTGTCATGCTAAAGCACTTTTTATTCAAGTGCGACAAGCAAGATCTACGTGCAAATTTCGAGAC CTTGCTGAAACCTTCATATGATCGACAGATCGAAGTGTTGACTTCTGCAATATCGGAGATTATCTGGCGTTGTGCAGGTGGTTTTTCCGTGTCCACATGTCCAAATGTAGTCAGCAACATCGTGCCAAAGGCCATAATAGCTCTGCCGCAGGATACGCCATATCTTCAACACAGTGTGCAATATTTTCAAGATGGATTAACAGAAACG CTGCACCTTTTCGAGTTCAATTCCTTGGAGGATCTTGAGATATTTGTCAATAGATACTTGTACCTG TTTCACGACGAAGGCGGACCTGGTGCGAAGTTACTTTTATACAGCGCAGTGCTTTCAAGAGGCCTCTCAAA GATTCGAAACGATTTGGAAGATTCAAAGGCATCGATCCTCGGTGGATGCTCGGAAGAAGGCCCAATCAGTGTTATTGTCTTCGTTTTAACGGGTCGTGCTTCACCGCATCTTCACAACGGAGTGCTTCACGTTGGCGAtgaaaatacatat gCTGTACCGCAATGGGGCGTCCTTATGAGAAGCGAAGTGGGGTTCTTAGTGCACGAAGGTGACAGCAATATAGGCAAACAGCCGGGTTCTCGATTGAAGACACCCAGTTTACCGATATGGGTGACTCTTTGTCTCGGTCACCATGGCGTGCTCTTCAACACGAATCGAGAATTACTGAGGAATTATCACGCAGAACGACG ATTCGAGATTCAATATTTCACCTGCGGTGGCAGTCATGCTACGTTGACGGTGGATACCAGGGCAAACGAGACTTCCGGAGGATCAGATGCTGCAACAATGGAAACCGCGGATATCGCCGCGACACCATTAGAGAAGCTTATTCGATCCAA GTGGCAGGATGCTCTAATACAATGGAACGGAACGCCGGTGATGTGA